Proteins from a genomic interval of Sparus aurata chromosome 21, fSpaAur1.1, whole genome shotgun sequence:
- the homeza gene encoding homeobox and leucine zipper encoding a yields the protein MATYSEHNGRNGLLVGMKESFEGKVTNTECEEKLDVKNSSMDLRHPSSSAESNESGVASFTTNHNSVVCLPLVSEGLKLVWTQSDQTRELDTIPELVQAFNLFPYPSSREVSTLARVCALPLDKVKVWFMVQRIKYGISWSSEEIEETRRKLAVPEICDEPTETNEEAKINSKSYEELVIEEKESDEVEGALSSFTPQKKKPKCESPDSYKPAKPSAPCFSSTLPPPQDSYFYRPPADTPASTAADVSLDLSVSSSQQHRHGRYKKSKVQLAALRKSFLRENWPAEAELRRLQEETGLSRNDIRKWFSDSRYQLRVGRGSLAAAQNYSQQTAVGGKHDQQIQPLSLTTQKTRQQNGVKGAEGARSNGIRNSHFFQTFLTNSLEAFGERVLDAEEYEVMEKLSGDGDSFKDEDQSEEQPLQLTKTCKSEPDEPWEPPSTLKSSPCSSPSGSPPLPASPCKPISKSISTSKKSAHSAKASPSQTPSRVSGASSSPGLTPAGRPRKTKEQLDVLKQYFLCCQWPKSEDYTELVKLTGLPRADVIQWFGDTRYAVKNGQLRWVKGVRDQFLAELAAQQSSSGLSNGSGSGTSSRVGGGRKRKSQPNAAGTDYPDIQPLVTYYLSTGPLHEKDLDSLCKKSKMSYQQVRDWFAAQDVGETYQEPIVTD from the coding sequence ATGGCGACCTACAGTGAACATAATGGCAGAAATGGACTTCTTGTGGGCATGAAGGAGTCTTTTGAAGGGAAAGTAACAaacacagaatgtgaagaaaagcTTGACGTTAAAAACTCCTCCATGGATTTGCGCCACCCTTCCAGCTCAGCTGAAAGCAACGAAAGTGGCGTGGCCAGTTTCACCACGAACCACAACTCTGTTGTGTGCCTGCCTTTAGTATCAGAGGGATTGAAATTGGTATGGACACAGTCGGATCAAACCCGGGAACTTGACACAATCCCTGAGCTGGTCCAAGCCTTTAACCTATTTCCATACCCATCATCCCGTGAGGTTAGCACCCTGGCTCGGGTATGTGCCTTGCCACTGGACAAAGTGAAGGTGTGGTTTATGGTGCAAAGGATCAAATATGGCATCAGCTGGTCCTCAGAAGAGATAGAGGAGACAAGGCGGAAGCTCGCAGTGCCTGAAATCTGTGATGAGCCTACTGAAACAAATGAGGAAGCCAAAATAAATAGCAAAAGTTATGAGGAATTGGTAATTGAGGAAAAGGAAAGTGATGAAGTAGAGGGAGCTCTCTCCAGCTTCACCCCTCAGAAAAAGAAACCAAAGTGTGAGTCACCAGATTCCTATAAACCAGCCAAACCCAGTGCCCCATGTTTCAGttccaccctccctcctcctcaggaTTCATACTTCTACCGCCCACCAGCAGACACACCAGCAAGCACAGCAGCTGATGTCTCCCTTGACCTTTCAGTATCATCTTCTCAACAGCACCGTCATGGGCGCTACAAGAAGTCTAAGGTTCAGCTCGCTGCCCTTCGAAAGAGCTTTCTGAGAGAGAACTGGCCTGCAGAGGCAGAGCTTAGACGTTTGCAGGAAGAAACGGGGCTGAGCCGTAATGACATTCGTAAATGGTTCAGTGACAGCCGGTACCAGCTTAGGGTTGGCCGAGGAAGCTTGGCAGCAGCCCAGAACTACTCTCAACAAACTGCAGTTGGAGGTAAACATGATCAACAAATTCAACCTCTTTCACTTACTACTCAAAAAACTCGTCAGCAAAATGGAGTGAAGGGTGCTGAGGGAGCCCGTAGCAATGGGATTAGaaattcacatttctttcagaCCTTTTTGACAAACAGCCTGGAAGCATTTGGGGAAAGGGTCCTTGATGCAGAGGAGTATGAAGTTATGGAGAAGCTTTCTGGTGATGGGGACAGTTTTAAAGATGAGGATCAAAGTGAAGAACAACCCCTGCAACTGACCAAGACCTGCAAGTCTGAGCCAGATGAGCCATGGGAACCACCAAGTACATTAAAATCCTCTCCCTGCTCTTCCCCCTCTGGCAGCCCACCACTGCCTGCCTCACCCTGTAAACCGATTTCAAAGAgcatcagcacatcaaagaagtCTGCCCACTCAGCCAAAGCCAGTCCCTCACAAACTCCCTCGCGCGTCTCAGGAGCTTCCTCATCCCCTGGACTTACTCCTGCTGGGCGACCAAGAAAGACCAAGGAGCAGTTGGATGTGTTAAAGCAATACTTCTTGTGCTGCCAGTGGCCCAAGAGTGAAGATTACACTGAACTTGTTAAGCTTACAGGTTTACCCCGTGCAGATGTGATTCAGTGGTTTGGGGACACAAGGTATGCTGTTAAAAACGGACAGCTGCGCTGGGTGAAGGGGGTCCGTGACCAGTTCTTGGCAGAACTTGCAGCCCAGCAAAGTAGTAGTGGTTTAAGTAATGGAAGTGGCTCTGGGACATCTTCTAGGGTTGGGGGTGGTCGCAAACGAAAATCTCAACCCAATGCAGCAGGTACAGATTACCCTGATATCCAGCCATTGGTAACATATTACCTTTCGACAGGCCCTCTACATGAAAAAGACCTTGACTCTCTATGCAAGAAATCCAAAATGAGCTACCAGCAAGTGCGAGATTGGTTTGCAGCTCAGGATGTAGGGGAGACATACCAAGAACCTATTGTTACTGATTAA